The Methanofastidiosum sp. genome contains the following window.
CAGAGAATTACTTCTCAGTAATAATAGAGGATATCCAATTTGGAAATCATAATATGAATCTCAACGAGATAGGAGACGGTCAAATATATCTACAATATCAGGGTTACTATGGAGCTGAATTAGACCAAGATCCACAAGATATGCATATATACTACGGCAGAGCAAACAGCGACTCAACAGATGACGACGGTGCAAAGATAAGAATATCTCAGACTACAGTAGACACAGCTCAGTCAATCACATACACAAAGAGTGTTAACATCGATCCAATTGAGCTAATAAAGCTTGATATCGAAATAAACACTGCATCACTCCAGAAGAACCTAAT
Protein-coding sequences here:
- a CDS encoding S-layer protein, whose product is ENYFSVIIEDIQFGNHNMNLNEIGDGQIYLQYQGYYGAELDQDPQDMHIYYGRANSDSTDDDGAKIRISQTTVDTAQSITYTKSVNIDPIELIKLDIEINTASLQKNLILIGGPVYNSIVRDLGNMGASTVNWATSPGEWEWIADPFGRGYDVLIVAGANREETRLAAQQLVSQLR